From a single Cyclobacterium marinum DSM 745 genomic region:
- a CDS encoding acyl-ACP desaturase, with protein MKKSDNINYELEKNAEVISQLNDFVTETVGTTLMDPDDCWQPTDFLPDMTQPDALDQVKILRERAAVIPDTIITSLIGNMITEEALPSYQTYFNMLEGVNEEGSLTSDKGWVQWTKAWTAEENRHGDLLNKYLYLSGRADMRQVEQTIHRLIYNGFDPRSEKDPYQAIVYTSFQERATKISHVNTGKLADKAGDHVLGKICKQIAGDEARHEKAYKSFMSEIMKIDPNGAILAFEKMMRKQIVMPAVLMAKGGNNPSLFDQFSAITQKVGIYTGWDYARIIDHLVKLWNIETATGLNDVAAKAQEYLSGLSSRYMRLADRMKTPDEISLAWISK; from the coding sequence ATGAAGAAGTCAGATAATATTAATTACGAACTAGAAAAAAATGCAGAAGTCATCAGCCAGCTGAATGACTTTGTGACGGAGACTGTTGGGACCACTCTTATGGACCCAGATGATTGTTGGCAACCAACTGATTTTCTTCCGGATATGACGCAACCTGACGCCTTAGATCAGGTAAAAATACTAAGGGAGCGAGCAGCTGTTATTCCTGACACGATCATCACTTCTTTGATTGGCAATATGATAACAGAAGAAGCCCTGCCGAGTTACCAAACGTATTTCAATATGTTAGAAGGGGTGAATGAAGAAGGATCCCTTACCAGTGACAAAGGTTGGGTACAATGGACCAAAGCTTGGACAGCTGAAGAAAACAGGCATGGAGACTTGTTAAATAAATACTTATACCTATCAGGTAGAGCTGACATGAGGCAGGTAGAACAAACCATTCACCGGTTGATATACAATGGCTTTGACCCGAGGTCTGAAAAAGATCCTTACCAAGCAATTGTTTACACATCCTTCCAAGAAAGGGCTACCAAGATCTCCCATGTTAATACAGGTAAACTTGCTGACAAAGCTGGAGATCATGTCTTAGGTAAAATTTGCAAACAGATCGCAGGTGACGAAGCTCGACATGAGAAAGCTTATAAAAGCTTCATGTCCGAGATAATGAAAATTGATCCCAATGGAGCCATTCTTGCTTTTGAAAAAATGATGCGGAAACAAATCGTTATGCCTGCAGTATTAATGGCAAAAGGAGGTAACAATCCTTCTTTGTTTGATCAATTTTCTGCAATAACTCAGAAAGTAGGGATATATACTGGCTGGGATTATGCTCGAATAATTGACCATTTGGTAAAACTATGGAATATTGAAACAGCAACCGGACTTAATGATGTGGCGGCCAAAGCGCAAGAATATTTATCCGGATTATCTTCCAGGTACATGAGACTGGCAGATCGGATGAAAACACCTGACGAAATCAGTCTGGCGTGGATAAGTAAATAA
- a CDS encoding helix-turn-helix transcriptional regulator, whose amino-acid sequence MAWNKKALIRYRTIDKCLQNHSRKWALDDLIEECSNVLFELEGKDVQISKRSIQLDIQMMRSDKLGYNAPIEVYEKKYYCYSDPDFSITDIPLRKVDMDVLAESVEMLKQFSNFSLFNELKGVIQKLEDRIYNESVSSKPIIHLDNNENLKGLELMDKLYQAILKKIVLKITYQSFSAKSPNTFNFHGYILKEFNNRWFLVGRRDGLTKISTLAIDRITHVDIDLSVDYDDGNFKYDTYYSNTYGVTVLSEDQLIDIEMRVDRYNAPYVLTKPIHSSQCLLKTYEDGAVIIGLTVHHNLEIERLLSGFAGSIEVLKPMSLRNRMRDKFRMAYLLYDKKDGKR is encoded by the coding sequence ATGGCATGGAATAAAAAGGCACTGATACGGTACAGGACGATTGATAAATGTCTCCAAAACCATTCCCGTAAGTGGGCCTTAGATGATTTAATTGAAGAATGCTCAAACGTCCTTTTCGAATTGGAGGGTAAGGATGTGCAGATAAGTAAAAGAAGCATTCAATTGGATATTCAAATGATGCGAAGCGATAAGCTTGGATACAATGCTCCTATTGAGGTTTATGAGAAGAAATATTATTGCTATTCAGATCCCGATTTTTCCATAACAGATATTCCTTTAAGGAAAGTTGACATGGATGTTTTGGCAGAGTCTGTTGAGATGTTGAAGCAGTTTAGTAATTTTTCTTTGTTTAATGAATTGAAAGGAGTAATCCAGAAACTCGAGGATAGAATATATAACGAGTCAGTAAGCAGTAAGCCCATCATACATTTAGACAATAATGAGAACCTAAAAGGGCTAGAGCTTATGGATAAGCTCTATCAGGCAATTTTAAAAAAGATTGTATTGAAAATCACCTATCAATCCTTTTCAGCTAAATCTCCAAACACATTTAACTTTCACGGATACATTCTTAAGGAATTTAATAACAGGTGGTTTCTAGTTGGTAGGCGTGATGGTCTAACCAAAATTAGCACGCTTGCAATTGATAGAATAACCCATGTGGACATTGATCTTTCTGTAGATTATGACGATGGAAACTTCAAATATGATACTTATTATAGCAATACCTATGGAGTGACAGTGCTCTCAGAAGATCAGCTAATTGATATAGAAATGAGGGTTGACCGTTACAATGCACCTTATGTCTTGACAAAGCCCATTCATTCTTCACAATGTCTACTGAAAACGTATGAAGATGGCGCGGTCATTATTGGTTTAACTGTTCACCATAACCTTGAAATTGAACGATTGCTTTCAGGATTTGCCGGATCAATAGAAGTGCTAAAACCAATGTCCTTGAGAAACCGGATGAGAGACAAATTTAGGATGGCCTATTTACTTTACGATAAGAAGGACGGTAAACGATGA
- a CDS encoding RtcB family protein, with product MKITGKILIDLGYRPGKWFKEAIEFANKNKLEGKALKNYLVSVVPLVLEPHSSPIPYHKNISAETKEEKSNIDSVIATMDELMKTPTVVKGAIMPDACPTGAIGQIPVGGVVATKGTIHPSMHSADICCSVMMTSFGHIDPKRVLDAAQSITHFGGGGRKDLFKLPENFVKKALDDFFLGDERSMMLARTHFGTQGDGNHFLYVGRSKNNGETIMVTHHGSRGFGANLYGKGMKVAESFRRECSPKTLPSNAWIPYEEEIGMKYWESLQLVREWTKLNHEILHQKTCEAIKVDPLLRFWNEHNFVFKENEVFYHAKGATPLDDKFVPDSHEGLRLIPLNMSEPILVVKGETTENNLGFAPHGAGRNISRSKHIRNKEGKAVQELFIEETKGIDARFFSKNIDISELPSAYKNAKNVKAQMAEFGLGEVVNEILPYGCIMAGEWRINAPWKKKKKG from the coding sequence ATGAAAATTACAGGCAAAATACTGATTGATTTGGGGTACAGACCGGGGAAGTGGTTCAAGGAGGCAATTGAATTTGCCAATAAAAACAAGCTTGAAGGAAAGGCACTGAAAAACTACCTAGTTTCGGTGGTCCCATTGGTTCTAGAACCTCATTCATCACCGATACCCTATCACAAAAACATAAGCGCTGAAACAAAAGAAGAAAAAAGTAATATCGATTCCGTAATCGCAACAATGGATGAATTAATGAAGACACCTACAGTGGTTAAAGGCGCGATAATGCCGGACGCTTGCCCTACTGGAGCAATTGGGCAAATCCCTGTGGGTGGGGTGGTGGCAACAAAAGGCACCATTCACCCTTCCATGCACAGTGCTGACATATGCTGCTCAGTAATGATGACTTCATTTGGCCATATTGATCCAAAAAGGGTTTTGGATGCAGCCCAATCCATCACCCATTTTGGAGGGGGTGGCAGAAAAGATTTGTTTAAGCTTCCTGAAAACTTTGTAAAGAAAGCTTTGGACGATTTCTTTTTAGGAGATGAAAGAAGTATGATGCTGGCCCGAACACATTTTGGAACACAGGGAGATGGTAATCACTTTTTATACGTAGGCCGCTCCAAAAACAACGGAGAAACGATAATGGTAACGCATCATGGAAGTAGAGGATTTGGTGCAAACCTTTATGGAAAAGGAATGAAAGTGGCAGAATCATTCCGACGAGAGTGCTCACCAAAAACCTTACCATCAAATGCATGGATCCCTTACGAGGAAGAAATAGGTATGAAATATTGGGAATCCCTTCAGTTGGTAAGGGAATGGACAAAATTAAATCATGAAATTCTTCACCAAAAAACTTGTGAAGCAATAAAGGTAGATCCTCTTTTGAGATTTTGGAATGAACATAATTTCGTTTTCAAGGAGAATGAAGTGTTTTACCATGCCAAAGGAGCTACCCCTCTAGATGACAAGTTTGTACCGGATAGTCATGAAGGATTGCGTCTTATTCCATTGAATATGAGTGAACCAATTCTTGTCGTAAAAGGTGAAACCACGGAAAACAATTTAGGCTTTGCCCCACATGGTGCTGGCAGAAATATTAGCCGATCTAAACATATTCGCAATAAGGAAGGTAAGGCTGTGCAGGAATTGTTCATTGAGGAAACCAAGGGCATAGATGCCAGGTTTTTCTCAAAAAATATAGACATTTCTGAACTACCATCGGCTTATAAAAACGCAAAAAATGTAAAGGCTCAAATGGCCGAATTTGGGTTGGGAGAAGTCGTCAATGAAATCCTTCCTTATGGTTGCATCATGGCTGGAGAGTGGAGGATTAATGCCCCATGGAAGAAAAAAAAGAAGGGATAA
- a CDS encoding glycosyl-4,4'-diaponeurosporenoate acyltransferase CrtO family protein — translation MLSKYLIFSVSISFISWIVGMVINAVLMKTDYYQKLSKLNFIVSKGLNKKLGLPYFKWIVKNTPFKFFNPNLKLKTKVEYSELVMLRKEMTFSEISHLAAFVFVGGFALVKVIGGQYLFSFIIMVINTLMNLYPSLLQQENKRRIDRLIRRYGC, via the coding sequence ATGTTGTCGAAATATTTAATTTTCAGTGTCTCAATATCTTTTATTTCATGGATTGTTGGTATGGTGATCAATGCAGTATTGATGAAAACGGACTACTACCAAAAACTTTCCAAGCTTAATTTTATAGTAAGTAAAGGGCTTAACAAAAAATTGGGGCTTCCTTATTTCAAATGGATTGTAAAGAATACGCCTTTTAAATTTTTTAATCCAAATTTAAAGCTCAAAACAAAAGTTGAGTATAGTGAATTGGTAATGTTAAGAAAGGAAATGACATTTTCAGAAATAAGTCATTTGGCAGCTTTTGTATTTGTAGGAGGTTTTGCCTTGGTTAAGGTTATTGGCGGGCAATATCTTTTTTCTTTTATTATTATGGTGATAAATACATTAATGAATCTTTATCCCTCATTGCTTCAACAGGAAAACAAGCGGAGGATTGATAGGTTGATTAGGAGATATGGGTGCTAA
- the recQ gene encoding DNA helicase RecQ, with protein MQPIDVLKKFYGYDSFRGQQESVIRQVIEKKDCIALMPTGAGKSVCYQVPAMVLPGLTLVISPLIALMKDQVDALNEIGIPAAFLNSTMDISEQRYVSDQAMKGGIKLLYVAPERLFSGTHPLVNALKEMNLSLVAVDEAHCVSQWGHDFRPEYLKLGALRKAFPDTPFLALTATADKQTRKDISARLHLNKPEWFISSFDRPNITYRVTLRSDGFGKLVDFLQHRPNDAGIVYCLSRKSVENTAAKLNANGFSALPYHAGLSKENRQENQEKFIKDEVKIIVATIAFGMGIDKSNVRFVVHTNMPQNIESYYQETGRAGRDGLPGEALLFYSLGDSITLKRMIESADNEEYVRHMKAKMDTMVAFCQTKSCRRKYLLGYFGEKYSQDCGNCDVCFQKNNKSDMTIFSQMLLSAVVRLGQQFGLGHVILVLRGSQSAKVTNAQKELSVYGIGKDRSDDFWKRLGFQLIAEGYLLQEDPQRPILKLSDLAWEKLKRKEKFLLAMEEEVFNLREPSNKKDEALFERLKNVRKVLADQQNVPPYIVFSDATLVEMSQRYPRSEKELIRIGGIGQLKLEKYGKTFLEEINAHIDEHDIKPGQSVGAPKRKLKRAPSGSVQETFVLYQQGKTIFQIAQFRSLAKTTIEGHIVQLIEEDKIKKATFLDEKSCEDIRGAAKKLDGQGLKKLKDHFGEKYSYFELKVALAGNDQEAN; from the coding sequence ATGCAACCAATAGACGTACTAAAAAAATTTTATGGATATGATTCTTTCAGGGGGCAGCAGGAGTCTGTTATTCGCCAAGTCATAGAAAAAAAAGATTGTATTGCATTGATGCCTACCGGAGCGGGAAAATCGGTTTGCTATCAAGTTCCTGCCATGGTTTTGCCCGGGCTCACTTTGGTAATTTCCCCACTTATTGCCTTGATGAAAGACCAAGTAGATGCGCTGAATGAAATAGGTATTCCGGCTGCTTTTTTAAATTCTACTATGGATATCAGTGAGCAGAGGTATGTTTCTGACCAAGCCATGAAGGGAGGTATAAAATTACTTTATGTAGCTCCGGAACGGTTGTTTTCCGGTACCCACCCCTTGGTGAATGCACTAAAAGAGATGAACCTTTCTTTGGTAGCTGTAGATGAAGCTCACTGTGTATCCCAATGGGGACATGATTTTAGGCCTGAATATTTAAAATTAGGTGCCTTGAGAAAAGCATTTCCCGATACTCCTTTTTTGGCGCTGACAGCTACGGCAGATAAACAAACACGTAAAGATATTTCGGCTAGGTTACACCTTAACAAACCGGAGTGGTTTATCTCTTCTTTTGATAGACCCAATATAACATATAGGGTTACTTTAAGATCTGATGGTTTTGGTAAATTGGTAGATTTTCTTCAGCACAGGCCCAATGATGCGGGTATCGTCTATTGTCTGTCGAGAAAATCTGTAGAGAACACCGCTGCCAAGCTTAATGCCAACGGGTTTTCTGCATTGCCCTACCATGCCGGTCTTAGCAAAGAAAATAGACAAGAAAATCAAGAGAAATTTATTAAGGATGAGGTGAAAATTATTGTTGCTACAATCGCCTTTGGAATGGGGATCGACAAGTCCAATGTCCGTTTTGTGGTGCACACCAACATGCCTCAAAATATTGAAAGCTATTATCAAGAAACCGGGCGAGCGGGTAGAGATGGGTTACCTGGAGAGGCCTTGCTTTTTTATAGTTTGGGGGATAGTATCACCCTGAAGAGAATGATAGAAAGTGCCGATAATGAGGAGTATGTCCGGCACATGAAAGCAAAAATGGACACCATGGTTGCGTTTTGCCAAACGAAATCCTGTAGGAGAAAGTATTTGCTAGGATATTTTGGTGAAAAATATTCTCAGGATTGTGGCAATTGTGATGTTTGTTTTCAAAAAAATAATAAGTCAGATATGACTATTTTTTCTCAGATGCTACTTTCTGCAGTGGTCCGTTTGGGGCAACAGTTTGGGTTGGGTCATGTTATTTTGGTATTAAGAGGGTCTCAATCTGCTAAAGTCACCAACGCTCAAAAAGAATTATCCGTTTATGGAATCGGTAAAGATAGAAGCGATGATTTCTGGAAAAGATTAGGTTTTCAGTTAATTGCAGAGGGATACCTTTTGCAAGAAGATCCTCAAAGGCCTATTTTAAAGCTCAGTGACTTGGCTTGGGAAAAATTGAAGCGCAAGGAAAAATTTCTCTTGGCCATGGAAGAGGAAGTGTTTAACCTCCGAGAGCCAAGCAATAAAAAAGATGAAGCTTTGTTTGAAAGACTAAAAAACGTACGCAAAGTTTTGGCAGATCAACAGAATGTGCCTCCCTACATTGTTTTTTCTGACGCAACTCTAGTTGAGATGTCTCAGCGTTACCCAAGAAGTGAAAAAGAATTAATTAGAATTGGAGGAATAGGACAGTTAAAATTAGAGAAATATGGGAAGACCTTTCTCGAAGAGATCAATGCCCACATTGATGAGCATGATATAAAACCCGGCCAAAGTGTCGGGGCACCCAAGCGAAAGTTAAAAAGAGCCCCATCAGGATCTGTGCAAGAGACATTCGTGTTGTACCAGCAAGGAAAGACAATTTTTCAAATTGCACAATTTAGATCCCTTGCCAAAACCACCATTGAAGGCCATATCGTTCAGTTAATTGAAGAAGATAAAATTAAAAAAGCCACTTTTTTGGATGAAAAAAGTTGTGAAGATATACGGGGAGCTGCCAAAAAACTAGACGGTCAAGGCTTAAAAAAGCTGAAGGATCATTTTGGGGAAAAGTATTCCTATTTTGAATTGAAAGTAGCCTTGGCAGGGAATGATCAAGAAGCGAATTGA
- a CDS encoding YncE family protein: protein MKSDNKSLIYSLVLSILIFSSCGSKNTSTEGTETSQEKVKEPEVAASLEKVWETSADLTTNESAHYEESDGMIYVANIEGGPAEKDGVGSISKLNTKGEIVERNWVSGLNAPKGMTVMGNFLYVTDVDRLLEIELATGKINKSYEVDNAVFLNDADTDGEKVYFTDMKANKILYLEGGEIKTFAENQPNINGLRIGNGNTLYGLDADGLKKYNSDGSFEILNSTVTGGDGLIILDENTFIASKWGGEIYLIQDGEAVKLLDTTSEESNTADIGYIPEDNLVIVPTFFKDKVVAYKLSY, encoded by the coding sequence ATGAAATCAGATAACAAATCTTTAATCTATAGTTTAGTTTTAAGTATACTCATCTTCTCGAGCTGTGGCTCTAAAAACACAAGCACGGAAGGTACTGAGACAAGTCAGGAAAAAGTGAAGGAACCAGAAGTTGCAGCCTCTTTGGAAAAGGTTTGGGAAACCTCTGCGGATCTTACCACCAATGAATCTGCTCACTATGAAGAAAGTGATGGTATGATATACGTAGCCAATATAGAAGGAGGGCCTGCTGAAAAAGATGGTGTAGGTTCAATATCTAAGTTGAACACCAAAGGAGAAATTGTTGAAAGAAATTGGGTCAGTGGCTTAAATGCACCAAAAGGAATGACTGTTATGGGTAATTTCCTTTATGTTACTGATGTAGACAGGCTATTAGAAATAGAGTTGGCTACAGGTAAAATCAATAAGTCCTACGAGGTAGACAACGCAGTATTCTTAAACGACGCGGACACTGATGGGGAGAAAGTTTATTTTACCGATATGAAAGCCAACAAGATCTTGTATTTGGAAGGTGGTGAGATAAAAACATTTGCAGAAAACCAGCCTAATATTAATGGGTTACGTATAGGGAATGGCAACACGCTATATGGCCTTGATGCTGACGGGTTAAAAAAGTACAATAGCGATGGAAGTTTTGAAATCCTCAACAGTACAGTTACCGGTGGTGATGGTTTAATTATTTTGGATGAAAACACATTTATTGCAAGTAAATGGGGGGGTGAGATTTACCTAATCCAAGATGGTGAGGCGGTAAAACTTCTGGATACCACTTCAGAGGAATCAAATACAGCCGATATTGGCTATATTCCTGAAGACAATTTAGTCATTGTCCCAACCTTTTTCAAGGACAAAGTTGTTGCTTATAAGCTTTCTTACTGA
- the rho gene encoding transcription termination factor Rho, whose translation MYNIEELRIRLLSELKEIAEELGVKNFKSLKKEDLIYAILDQQAITPEKSLPRKKPSKVEVEVKNDPTEAETNTKASVPVSEEKPKFKRQNVTKIQKENTEDSEKSAKPTKAPKPKERPAKSEERSPKVEERAARPEAKKQDNNEKPAKDKSNNKKSNEPVKGEDNKGRSFRPRRRAVVDIEETKTSQETSTPASNDQEFTKRKPSKEVSEDQSPTEKPYNPKRKPSVTIKDFDGIIENSGVLEIMSDGYGFLRSLDYNYLASPDDIYVSPSQIKLFGLKTGDNIQGQIRPPKEGEKYFALLKVGTVNGKTTDEIRDRIPFEYLTPLFPEERLSLTTTHDNLSTRIVDLFAPIGKGQRGMIVAQPKTGKTVLLQRIANAIAENHPEVHLMILLIDERPEEVTDMARSVKAEVISSTFDEQAERHVKVAALVLEKAKRMVECGHDVVILLDSITRLARAHNTVVPSSGKILSGGVDANALHKPKRFFGAARNVENGGSLTIIATALVETGSKMDEVIFEEFKGTGNMELSLDRKLSNRRIYPAIDVPGSGTRREDLLMDKEEMQRVWILRKIMSDMTSQEAMEFLLQRMKGTRDNAEFLISMNS comes from the coding sequence ATGTATAACATAGAAGAATTAAGAATCAGGCTACTGTCTGAATTAAAGGAGATCGCCGAGGAGTTGGGGGTAAAAAACTTTAAATCTTTGAAAAAAGAAGATTTGATTTATGCCATTTTAGATCAACAAGCTATCACTCCGGAAAAATCCCTACCAAGAAAAAAGCCTTCCAAAGTAGAAGTGGAAGTAAAAAATGATCCTACTGAAGCAGAAACCAATACAAAGGCTAGCGTACCGGTAAGTGAGGAGAAGCCTAAATTTAAAAGGCAAAATGTAACCAAGATTCAGAAAGAAAACACTGAAGATTCGGAAAAAAGCGCCAAACCTACCAAAGCTCCAAAACCTAAGGAAAGGCCAGCAAAATCGGAAGAGAGGTCTCCTAAAGTTGAAGAACGGGCTGCTAGGCCTGAAGCAAAAAAACAGGATAACAACGAAAAACCGGCAAAGGATAAATCCAATAATAAAAAATCCAACGAGCCGGTTAAGGGAGAAGACAATAAAGGAAGAAGTTTTAGGCCTAGGAGACGGGCTGTGGTGGATATAGAAGAAACCAAAACCAGTCAAGAGACTTCAACTCCTGCTTCCAACGATCAAGAGTTTACTAAAAGGAAGCCATCTAAAGAGGTTTCTGAAGACCAATCGCCGACAGAAAAACCTTACAACCCTAAGAGAAAGCCTTCTGTAACCATTAAAGATTTTGATGGAATTATAGAAAATTCAGGAGTACTTGAAATCATGTCTGATGGATATGGCTTTTTACGATCTTTGGATTACAATTACCTCGCTTCTCCGGATGATATTTATGTATCTCCTTCTCAAATAAAACTTTTTGGTCTTAAAACAGGGGATAATATTCAAGGTCAAATCAGACCTCCCAAAGAAGGAGAGAAATACTTTGCTTTATTGAAGGTTGGAACTGTCAATGGAAAAACTACTGATGAAATACGAGATAGGATTCCATTTGAATACCTCACTCCTTTGTTTCCAGAAGAACGTTTGAGTCTAACCACTACACACGATAATTTATCTACTAGGATCGTCGATCTTTTTGCACCAATTGGAAAAGGTCAAAGGGGAATGATTGTGGCTCAGCCTAAAACCGGTAAAACAGTACTCTTGCAAAGAATTGCTAATGCCATTGCTGAAAACCATCCGGAAGTTCACTTGATGATCCTTTTGATTGACGAAAGACCTGAAGAGGTGACCGATATGGCACGTTCTGTTAAAGCAGAAGTGATTTCCTCTACTTTCGATGAACAAGCAGAAAGGCATGTGAAAGTGGCCGCTCTTGTCTTAGAGAAAGCCAAAAGAATGGTAGAGTGTGGGCATGATGTGGTCATACTCCTGGATTCTATCACTAGGCTCGCTAGGGCACACAATACTGTTGTGCCTTCCTCCGGGAAGATTTTGTCTGGTGGGGTGGATGCCAATGCCTTGCATAAACCAAAACGTTTCTTTGGCGCTGCAAGAAATGTGGAAAATGGTGGATCCCTTACAATTATCGCTACAGCACTCGTTGAGACAGGGTCTAAAATGGACGAGGTGATTTTCGAGGAATTTAAAGGAACCGGTAATATGGAGTTATCTTTGGATAGAAAACTTTCCAACAGAAGAATTTATCCTGCCATTGATGTGCCTGGTTCAGGTACCAGAAGAGAAGATTTATTGATGGATAAAGAGGAAATGCAGCGCGTATGGATTTTACGTAAAATCATGTCTGATATGACTTCTCAGGAGGCCATGGAATTCTTACTTCAAAGAATGAAAGGTACCAGAGATAACGCTGAATTTTTAATTAGCATGAATAGTTAA
- a CDS encoding AI-2E family transporter translates to MSESKLHPLQFFAYALISIALFLYLMNIGAFILVPLVWGVFFAFALYPVSKWLESQLFPRSIAIAISIVCVTAFGAAIVYILVNQMVLLLSDIPEMNTLLQEKMDIYWAELQTTFGIDNNLIREKFQSIEWFADGNLNETLFNTGKSITLIGIIPLYIFLLLYYRDFFVAFLLKVSSKRNEAILKWVADAGKVIHAYLIGMVKVTFFVALLSGIYFYFFGIKYYLLFALFIAILNLIPYIGVAISSILVIFYVFLTSDTIFAPVLTLAVLWGIQLIENNLITPLVVGAKVKVNVLAVLLAVLIGGAVWGISGMVLFIPMVGVLKITFDSIPSLQPYGYLLGDDFPKPKEGQSFIKNIKEKWLKK, encoded by the coding sequence ATGTCAGAAAGTAAACTTCATCCTTTACAATTTTTTGCTTACGCTCTAATTTCTATCGCGCTCTTTTTATATTTAATGAATATTGGTGCATTTATATTGGTTCCTTTGGTCTGGGGTGTGTTTTTTGCTTTTGCCTTATACCCTGTTAGCAAATGGCTTGAATCGCAACTTTTCCCAAGATCCATAGCAATCGCTATAAGCATTGTTTGCGTGACAGCCTTCGGAGCCGCCATTGTTTACATCCTTGTTAATCAAATGGTTCTATTATTATCAGACATACCTGAAATGAATACCTTATTGCAGGAGAAGATGGACATTTATTGGGCAGAGTTGCAAACTACCTTCGGAATTGACAACAACCTTATTAGAGAAAAATTTCAATCTATAGAATGGTTTGCTGATGGTAATTTGAATGAAACCCTCTTTAATACAGGCAAATCTATCACCCTAATTGGCATCATTCCCTTATACATATTTCTTTTATTGTACTATAGAGATTTTTTCGTAGCCTTTCTGTTAAAGGTATCCTCCAAAAGAAATGAAGCCATTCTCAAATGGGTTGCCGATGCAGGAAAAGTGATTCATGCCTATTTAATCGGAATGGTTAAAGTAACCTTTTTTGTTGCCTTACTTTCCGGCATTTACTTTTATTTTTTTGGAATAAAATACTACCTACTCTTCGCTCTATTTATAGCCATACTTAACCTAATCCCTTATATTGGGGTAGCCATCAGCTCCATTTTAGTGATTTTCTATGTTTTCCTGACTTCTGACACCATATTTGCACCTGTCTTAACATTGGCAGTGCTTTGGGGCATACAACTTATTGAAAACAACTTAATTACCCCACTTGTAGTAGGGGCTAAAGTGAAAGTAAACGTTTTGGCTGTTTTGTTAGCCGTTCTCATTGGTGGGGCTGTTTGGGGTATCTCAGGAATGGTTTTATTTATCCCTATGGTGGGAGTGTTAAAAATAACTTTTGATAGTATTCCTTCCCTTCAACCCTATGGTTACTTATTAGGGGATGATTTTCCAAAACCAAAAGAGGGACAATCTTTCATTAAAAACATCAAAGAAAAGTGGTTAAAAAAATGA
- a CDS encoding GNAT family N-acetyltransferase — MLNLEELKLKKLDKKGLNILVDWAATEGWNPGKYDFEVFWETDPDGFCGFYFEGELIAGGAIISYNNEYGFMGLFIVRPDFRGKGIGEKLWYLRRDLLKGRLLEGAVIGMDGVEAMQPFYEKGGFEIAFRDERYACTGKKYNASQYVSLIDSQDFEMVRVYDLKCFGFDRKTFLKHWLKIPNSNSFKFMEGDELRGYALIRKVEDGFKIGPLFADSDKIAEELYKACLNCAEGQSVFLDIPVTNKGAVSLVEKYNAKYVFECARMYHGKGRKPDMHHVYGVTTFELG; from the coding sequence GTGTTAAATCTTGAAGAGCTGAAGCTTAAGAAACTGGACAAAAAAGGGCTAAATATATTAGTGGATTGGGCTGCAACAGAAGGCTGGAATCCAGGTAAATATGATTTCGAGGTATTTTGGGAAACAGATCCGGATGGGTTTTGTGGGTTCTATTTTGAAGGTGAGTTAATAGCCGGAGGCGCTATAATTTCCTACAATAACGAATATGGGTTTATGGGCTTGTTTATTGTGCGTCCGGATTTCCGAGGAAAAGGGATAGGTGAAAAACTGTGGTACTTGAGAAGAGACCTGCTTAAAGGGAGACTCCTTGAGGGAGCGGTTATCGGAATGGATGGTGTTGAGGCCATGCAACCTTTTTATGAAAAGGGTGGCTTTGAGATCGCCTTTAGAGATGAAAGGTACGCCTGTACAGGGAAGAAGTATAATGCTAGCCAATATGTGTCTCTCATTGATTCACAGGATTTCGAAATGGTAAGAGTCTATGATTTGAAGTGTTTTGGTTTTGATAGGAAAACATTTCTAAAGCACTGGCTAAAAATCCCCAACAGCAATTCATTTAAATTCATGGAGGGGGATGAACTCAGAGGCTATGCACTGATCCGAAAAGTTGAGGATGGTTTTAAGATAGGGCCACTTTTTGCTGATAGCGATAAAATTGCAGAAGAATTGTACAAAGCTTGCTTGAATTGTGCCGAAGGGCAATCGGTTTTTCTTGACATTCCGGTAACCAATAAAGGAGCAGTAAGCTTGGTTGAAAAATACAATGCCAAATACGTTTTTGAATGTGCCAGAATGTACCATGGCAAGGGTCGAAAACCGGACATGCATCATGTATATGGGGTGACAACCTTCGAGTTGGGCTGA